AACGATATTAGCAGGATGCTGCTTACCAGGTGGGGAATGCTCAGTCTCAGGGATTGATCTAAGCATTTGACAATAATCTTTCAATTGTTCCAAAAGATTGTAGATCCTAGTTTCTGGCTGCTCTGTACTTCTGTCAGCTGTGGCTTGTATTATGTTGTGAAATACTTGGGACGTTATTTCTTTAGCTTCTGTATCATGACCGCGTGCATTTATGAGTTTGATCAACAGCGGCAAGCAACCTATAGTTGAAAGAAACATAGAAATTCATTCAACAGAtgattcaacaaatttcaatccGATTAATTGAATTGTTCAATGCATTCAAATAATTTGGCGAAACATTTTTTAGCAGACAAGGAAAagagaattgaaaagaaagCATGAATGCTAAACAAAAGATATAAGAATCTAATCTTAAATGGAACTTGAAATGCAAACCAACCAGACTGCTTCATTGCCAAGCAGATATCTATGGCACTGCTCATCGAAAGAAGAAAGGCGTTTATGTCCTTGCATCCTTCGATACCCCTCAACATTTCTAACAAATCATATACTTCATCCATCTTCCCATTCATCTTCTTTCGCTCCTGGATTTTCTCTGAAGGGAGACAAACGATCAAACATGTAGTAATCGATAAGTTGAATATTAAATCCAGTCACAGTAAATTACAGTTAAAAATGACCCCgcaaaaaaacaatatatttattgaaaaacagTTCAAATTTCCACCACAGGTTGAATGAACCGTGGAAGCGAGAGACATAACCTGAACCTGTGCATCGGCATCAAACTTCCCTGTACGTTTTCTCACCCATTCTATCGCTCAAAGTAATCCAAACATCATTAATCTCCATACAATCAGACACTAAATTTTGCCTCGATTAGTTTGCACGTTATGTGTTCTTCAACCCCGAAATTATTCAAGATTCGAGACGCTATTTGACAGATGAGATGTATTCTCTTATTCGAGCAGTCAGAGCTGGCTTGGTTACCGGCCAATCATACGACAAGGATGATTGGCAAGAACCAATGAGAAGCCGCAGCTCTGCCGTGACTGAATCGAGAATAGCCAGTTTCCTTTTTGCACGTAGCAAGTAATGCCGCCGAATAACACTCTTCTGCTTGTAGTTTGGCTTTGACTGACTCTTCGTTAGTATTTCATGCATGTCGTGTAGTCGggatttatttcaaataattacgTGCCTCTGGCCTCGATCCCTTCATCCTCTTTGAGCTTTGGCTCCATGACATCTTCCTCGGCTCAGAACTAGCTTACACCTTACCAGCTACTAGCAGCCGATCAAGGATCGCCTGTCGACAACATCTTGCGAGTCAGCCGCTAGGTAGAAGCATAAACTTAAGCCTAGGGGTGAAAGGAGAAGGTGAATGTTTTAGGGTGTACGTTGGATTGCCGTCGACCCGTTCGCCAGGCGCAACGTGAAACGCGTTTAGAAAAACCGACGAGCGCCAAGAGAGGTCGCCCAGGCGAAATAGCTCCGAGAAAGATAATCGAATGATGAATTCTTGCACGTTTCGAAATCCCCGTGGATTTATCGAAGAGAAAACCCGTGTCGAAGAAATTCGCAAAGGCCATGCGACTATTTTAAGATCTCGAAACTGGTTGCGCGTCTCACTGGATTAATCGAACGttcggaataaaataattcaatttcaatgaattcatAAATTCTCTACTCTGAAGTGGACAATAATTTACATCATGTACATTTTGAGGGACTGGGATGGTATGCTTGTAGTTTGAGCGCTCTATGAATCATCGCTACACTGAACCGGTCTTGTTGAATAGATTATTATAAGTTCGGTTCGATATTCTGCACGTACACGCAGCGCCTGTGCGAAAATTATGCTATTGAAATGAAACCACATTGATTTGTACGAGTGATGAtctcttgaaaattttgctatttttgttacatgtccgatttTCGTATCAGGTAGTAAAACTGCGTTTTGCTGCACATTAGAAATTCTGGAACCGGTATTTTTGTagtaaatgtattttttttaactttcagGATCATACAATTACATCTGTATGCAAAACACCAGACGGATTTGAAAAGAATCAAATTTCTAAGACCAGTTCAACGATTCGCCTCATAATTCGCAAAATAATTAATCCACATGGTgggtttataatttttgaatccaTAGTTGCCCGAACATGATTTTGAACTCCTTTAACACCTGTTTTGACTCCGTCATTTTTCActgtaatttttccaagtaCTTCGCAGGGACATCTCCACTTCGATAAAACTACAAGCATATTGAATTGCGTAAAAATTGGTACCTTGACCGTTTTCTTCCGACGGATGTCACGTGGGTCCTTTTCAATGCGGGGCgtgtaattttattatcaacCGTCCTGAGTAGCTAGCTGTACCACTTACCAACTCAGCGCGCGTAGTCTGAACACGAATACCGTGCAAGGTATTTAAATCAGGATCTCAGATTCAAGTCTAGAATTTGCGACGTTTTTGTCGGATCTAATATTCagcggaagaaaaattttggcgTTGACGAGACGTTAAAGCTAGAAGTTACCTATCATTGCAGCTGTCGATTCGTCGTTTAGAAAAAACATGTCTGTAATTAACATTACGTTCTCAATTCCaacgaaaataattacgaGTACATCGCAGAAATATCGGGTATTTGCTATATCATAATTgcgatattattatacatcgtATTTGCACAACTGTATGTATAGAAGTACAGTGTAAATATGACTAATTTGCAAAACATCCATTCAAATATCTTTGTTGTTGATCGAATAAGTGAAAAAGGCATTAATTGCCAGTAACAATCGTGTGCAGTTGATCATACTTGCAATGTAACAACTGTTTCGTTCGTTGGGTTACGTTGTGGCCATAGTTGTTGAGATATAATATTTAGCAGAGTACCGAAACACTAAACTCAGTGCAGCGTGTAAAAGATAGCTGCAATCTTTCTCAGACTTGCGATAGGTTTTgcgttgtaaatttttacgtGACGTTCCTCCGAGTCTTAGAATTGCGCAAATAATTATCTCGCGCAATTTGTTATTCTGTTAGAAAACTTAGAACGTAATTGGCGTATACATGTTAGCCGCATGTtcgtgtataggtataagtatacatatatatatatatatgtacagataAAGGCTTGTATAACACAGTCTATCGCTAAATAAAATACGTATTAAATTTCGGGGTCTGGAGCGTTAAATTATGATTATTGTTTTCGTTAGCTTTATTCATCGCCATGCCTGCTTACGCAGACGCGTGCGGCGGTTACacgtgaaaattatcaaaagttattgacatctttttttttcagcctaTGAGAATATCGTTGATTTTTAACCACCGCCAGCTAGAAACCATATCGATTTTTGCCGGTTTGCCCAGCGAAGCCGACATTTATTAGTTGTATGCGTATTTTAGTCAAATTAGTACATCTGACCTCATGCTTATTTTCGATTTAATGATGCCTGAAGGTCAACACGCGTGTGGTACGACCTTGTCGCATCCTGTTAAGAAAGGCGCTGCTGCCATGGAGGCGGTCGTATAACTATCATCAAACCATTACAAACGATCGTTTCGTTTTGATCGGTCATTCGGTACCTATAGACACCTCTCACCGCCGCCATGTTGTCCCGCGGTAGTTTTCCAATCTCGAATGCACCACGCCGATTTCGAAACGTCATCCGATTTTCGAATGAGTTTATATAAAATGCCCGCGTCGGTATACTCTCTCCAGAAATGCGGATGTACTTTCGTTACGTAATCACGTTGCATGACGACGAGGGCGATTAGCTTGATGGTACACCAGCTCGTAACCGCGATATCCAAGATGTCCGAAAGCTACACCGAAGTGCTTTCATAAATATTCGCGCGTATTGTACCAATACGGTTGTAGTAGATTACATTGCGATTATTATAACCGGTCCCCCCTTGCTGCTGTACCGCTATTCTGAAGGTCGGACGTTGAACATCACTTggttatattataatatgaatCGACGTCAGAAGACAGAAATTGGACTTTGGAACGCTGAattaaattattccaaatGAATCGTggagacaaagaaaaaaaaaaaaatacagagagagagagagagagggatgtaaaaaaaggggaaaaaataggACCCGTTTATTTTGCTCTACATGTATTTGTTTGCCAACGGTCGTTTCGATACAATGAACCGTGGAGGTATAAGATACAGGTGCAAAGTACGTTTCAGCTTgattaaaatagaaaattgccAAAACGATTGAGActtgaaatatattacaaaattttcaagctcCCGCTCGCATGCGTGGAGAAACAACGGTATTTTTTAACCGATACTGCGCCATCATGACACGTAGGCATATTTTTGCATGCAATGTGTGTCACCAATTTCGTTGTAGCTCGTTTGATCGGTGATAGCATTGATCACAAACTTGGCGGCTGTTAGACCAGTGTAATTTCATTGACGAAATTCTTGCCGCAGCTTATTTCTTTTAATAGCGATTCACTGAGATTGTTGCCGTGTTTATCCGAACCGGTTACTCTGTACGGATTAATCGCCGATTACGGATCGCCGTCACTCCACATCGATAAATTAACTCCTGCGCAATCGAAACTATAATTCAAATAGCCACGCTTCCATTAGGTTTCATGGGTCGAATAAATTGGGCATTGAGCAAGGGATTTAGAGCGCCAACAACTGGCCATCGACTTTCCTACAATGACTTTCGGTGATAAGGCATATAATGAATAGTTTTCAAAGGTTGACGCATGGAACGAGCCATAGAAACGAGGCGTAAAGAAATACACGAGAATCATTCTATTTGCGTCTGTGCACAAACGACGTCGATCAAGGGAAACAAAATTTCCATCGTTACAACATTATAACGTGTTTTAATTAAAGAGTTTGTTTGAAGAGCACGCGTTTAAATATTCCCCCACAGCCCCATACTCCAAATGTATATAAAGCTcgataattagaaattaataGTACCTGCAACACGTGAGTCTGTTACCAAATAAGTCTTCATCATCAATAATGTGTAATTAGGCGATAAGTACGTTACGCACGAAAATATCTCTTATATAAGGAAATCCATGCTCATCGAATTACAGCTGCGGTCGTCACACACTACAAGCTTTACGTTATACCATATTtatattctgaaaaaattttgctatCGGAGGATAATTGATCGTGAGTGTTTGtttaatattgaatatatGTTTATAGAAAAAGCGGGGaagtgtaaaataattaagtaAGACATGGTTGAGGAAAACTTgcaaaatcataaatttttatctcacgaTATCCTTCAATAACAATTCATGCCCACAATACATTCAGGTTTGGAAGAAACATTATCGTTACTCATCGCATTGTTTATGCTGATTCAACTTGAGAAGACGAAcagtaatttttcaccgttttgtttttttttccacgtattATTGATATACGGTTGGTAAACAACTTACCGATCAATGCAAACCTGTAGCTATACGCATAGACGCGCGGTGGGGTCTGGTAACCACCTTTCCCTCACAGATTACGCATGTTAATAATGATTTAACGCAAATCGCGCGGCTGTATATACACGATACCTGCGGCGCGTTGCACTTACACCTATAAACGAAGCAGCGCACACGAGGCCACGATCCTTCGGTGTATTTTATTAATTCCGATAAGACAAACGCAAGGAACGTGCGTTCGTCGACGGTTGTCAACCTGGTTTCTAGCTGGcgaaaaaattagcaaaataTCAAACGGGGCAATTCCTATGCTCACATAGGAACAGGTTGAAGCTGCAATCGCTTGGCGACAGGTCGGCAGAACCGGCGATCGGTTTCGCCGTACCTTTAGAGAGTCTTTCCTTTCCCCACTTTCGCTTCGCGACGAAGAAGAACAATATTGAGCATACGCAAGGCATGTGTTCGGGTTCGCCTTGCATCAGTTCGGTTAAGGCGCCACCGCATTGTGTACAATTCTCGAGTTTGCAACGAAGGTGGCTTTTTCCTTCAACTCTTTTACCTTCTCGTTTCCTGCGACCTTTGTGCGTACACGTTGTATCGATGGCTCATTTCTTCCCCGCACTTGATAAAACGATCATGACTGCAGCGGCAGTAATACCAGCGACGTTCGAGCGGCGCTTTCAGCACAAACCGGCTATCGCTCGGACATAGAGAGACGGGAATCGGCGGAATAAATCGCGAGATTTATAGACCAGTTAATACGCGAATTCGACGAAGTTAGTGAAATTTTCGCTCTTTATTCCCACGGTATGAGTAGCGGGATAAAAAACCGGATCCACTTAAGTGCCGGGGGGCGgtgatttttaatcaattcctcctgtttcttttctttctttctcgcgcgcgtgtgtgtatgtgtttttcttttcttttttaatttatttatatctttTCTCAAGTTCCGTTTGTCTCTTAATCGCTACTTATTGTGCCGATCATTGCTGGGGAAGAAAGAGGAGAAGGAgtagaagagagaaaaagaattaaaaaaaaaaataaaatcacgaGAGATTTAGCAAAAAACATACGAGTACAGCCGCGCGGCTAGCCGAGAACCGGCTAGTTGACAACCCTGACATTAATTGGGCCTGAGGCTGAAGTTATTTCGCACACCTGAACATACATATTTTCTAAAGTTAGGAGAGTATCGCGATACCCACACGGCTATTAGTCCGCAGCAGTCAGAAGCGTTGAACCAATACGCAAAATCGAAACGGGTGAAATTTGTATGCCCCATCGGGTCCGCGTCGTATATCTGCAGCTTGAATGAGAACACGTCACATGACAAGGCTCGATGAGTTATTGGATATAGAGGCGGcgagaagaagcagaagaggaaaaagaggaACGGCTGGAGGATCGGCGCCTGCCCGAACAATTGCACACACTGGTACTCCAGCTAAAAGGAAATATCACTTCGCAGTTTACTGGCAAGACGAGATATACTCACCGCATATCACACCGCCAGAACTGGACGCGTAAATGGAGAATGCTAATGGTAAGTTCAACACTCAATCCGTCATTTAAGTCGTCCTAACATCTTCGAACACGAACGATAACGCGAGTTCAAATCCGTCGACAattgtttcataatttattctaCGTACGGTTTGCAACTTTTTTCACTTCCTGATACTCGCAGCGAGCTTCTCGAGCAGGCCTTTCGGTAAAAGTTGACAGATCCGAATGGTACTCGATGAAAAGTGCATTTCGTAGAAAACATTCGATTTCCCTTACCTTTCGCGGTTCGATCGATCGTTTACCGATATACATTTTCTGTGTCTTTTTCACCCACGATTTGCGTTCACACACTCTAACCGCATGGCGGAACCGCAGACGAGTTCAACTGGGCGGTGCATTGTCCGATACTGAGGAATTAATTTGGAATATTTCGAATGGCCGGATTGCGGTTATTCGCGAATTATCCGTAAGTACGTGACGAAACCAGACACGTTCGTAAATTCTGTTATTTTTCAGAGCCCCAGCGGACGAGACGCGTGGAGTTGGAGGAGGCTTTGGCGCTCACAGGTGAGTTGTGCCATAACTCAGCAATCACTTTGGtcacgtatgtataatgtatatacttACGCCGTGTACAAAGACCAGCGTAATGTCACGGGGCCAGTCGTACACGCTCAGGCACACCCGGTGTATTATACATTGcgttatacatgcatacatatgtattcaAGGATTTGGGAAGTTCAATGCCGGCCTCGTTATCGTCTGCGCGATATGTCTTACCGCCTCGATCGTCGAAACAATGAGCACGGGGTTCATCTTGGCGGCTGCTCAATGCGACCTGCACATGACCTCGAGCCAGAAAGGAATCCTGACGGGTTCCACTTTCACAGGTAATTGGAAACGAAGGCGTAACACGTACGCACACGTCGAACGACCAAATTGATTCTTTAACCTCTGCGCGATATTCGCACGCGAAACGGTGGCGCTATCATTCCACCTGACTTGATGAGCTCGAGGCGCCAAATTCCGTTGCCACACGTGCGAACAGTTAGTAACATACGATGCTTGGAATCTCTGAATTCTCGATtcgtttctttcaattttcgttcgaATCACGGCGAGACACTTTTCCTCCTCTCACTCGGTTCCGAGTTCAAAGAGTTCTGAATCTTCGCCGAGGAAACTCGAGTTCCAATTCATCCGAACCGAAAGTTTGTTCAACACCGATAATCAGATGCAGAAACGAGgatgttacaatttttcataaaatgtcCGGTATTGACTCGtggaaaaatgataatttctgACCATGCTTGTCAGCTTTTGACGGTTGGTCGGTAAGAAACAACACGGGTtaaaagttgtaaataaaaatttcaggtatGGTAGCTAGTGCCCACACCTGGGGTGTGATCGCTGACACGACAGGACGACGAAAAGTCTTGTTAGTATCTCTTTTCGGGGCGTGGGCATTCAGCTTCGCGTCGGCTTTCGCTTACAACTTTTGGCTCCTGGCATTCCTTCGACTGATGGTGGGTTTGCTGTGAGTAGAGTTTATTTATACTGTATTAGCTATCTTTGTTCTAGTTCGTGCCATACATGCGACGATGCGACAGTtattaaacaattatttcTGACGCTCGCCTTTCAGGATATCCGGCTCTTCGGCTGCCGTATATTCTTACCTTGGAGAATTCTCTAGCGTCAAGTTCAGGTCCAAGTCAATCGCTTGGGCCTGCACAGCGTTTCCCTTCTCGATGTTGTTGATGCCAGGTAAAGTATACTGATTTAACGGAGACGCGGCGAAATGTCACAAGCCTCATAAATGTCCAAGGAAAAACAGACAGACCTTTACAATTTGTGTCTCACTCTCTGTTTTTGCGAATCACCGAAGGAGTCGGATGGGCGGTTCTACCACTGGACTTTGAGCTCGACATTTTGGGGCTATCATTCAGGTCATGGCGGCTGTTCGTCTTGATCCTCGGCTTACCAGGTTTGATATCATTTTTGGGCCTCCTAAGTTTTCCAGAGAGTCCAAAGTTCCTGGTGCTGATAGGTCGGCATAGAGATGCCGTCGACATCCTCCAGGACGTTTATCGTTCCAACGAAGGTTCAAAAACGGGCTCGAAGTATCCGGTGAGTGACAGTGTCACCCTTTGACGAGAGGTTACGACTTCCTTGTCCAAAGGTCGAATTATAAACCCTCGAAAATCTCACAGGTTTCCGAAATCATCGTTCCAGCGTCGATGAACATGGACCAAGACGTGATGGCCGAAAAATCGGGCGCTGTATTGAGGATCCTCAGAACAATGTGGGACCAAACGATACCCCTTTTCTTGCACCCCCACGGTTTCATCACCCTGCTCGTTTGCGCGATGCAGTTCGAGATATTCTTCAGGTACCAGCAATTCGCGACGCGATAATTTCCTCCCGTTTCATGTTCACGAGCGTCTCGAAATTCGTCAACTCGTTCACTTTTGGATTACAGCTTCAACGGCATGTACCTTTGGATGCCGGAGATCCTGAACCAGGTGGCACTTTACAACGACGAGAACCCGGGATTGTCAGCAACGATTTGCGACGCCTACGCCGTCAAGACACCGGAAGTCGCGGTAAATGTGACGGCGCATCATCACAACGGAAACGAGTGTCATCGTCACCTGGACACCAGCGTTTTCATTAACACGATGACCATCGCAGGCGTCAGTCTCGTGGTCTACTCCTCGGTCGGTTGCCTCGTCAGcgtaatgagaaaaaagacgATAATAAGTAAGCCGAGAAATCAAGTTATACTTTCTACGATGACGCTTCTTCAGCTCTTTAAGGTGGTGCCCTGATTGACTTCTACGTTGACGTATGTACCTCGAGAGATCCAAGTCCATGTACATGAAATGCGAAAAAAGAGCTCAACAACCccattctatacgcaattctgGACAAAAACACTCAAATGCATTTTCGTTTGACGCAGAGATAAAGGAATGGCatgaattttacgaatttactttcgcgatttcgtagaatccgtGTCATTTCCTTATTTCAGCGTCAATCGAAAATGTGTCGGAGTGTTTTTCTTCAGCATTGCGTTTAAAATGGTTTTGTTAAGCTTTTTccgcgtttgagatacgtgaaCTTCGACAT
The Neodiprion fabricii isolate iyNeoFabr1 chromosome 1, iyNeoFabr1.1, whole genome shotgun sequence DNA segment above includes these coding regions:
- the LOC124179804 gene encoding synaptic vesicle glycoprotein 2A-like, which translates into the protein MENANEPQRTRRVELEEALALTGFGKFNAGLVIVCAICLTASIVETMSTGFILAAAQCDLHMTSSQKGILTGSTFTGMVASAHTWGVIADTTGRRKVLLVSLFGAWAFSFASAFAYNFWLLAFLRLMVGLLISGSSAAVYSYLGEFSSVKFRSKSIAWACTAFPFSMLLMPGVGWAVLPLDFELDILGLSFRSWRLFVLILGLPGLISFLGLLSFPESPKFLVLIGRHRDAVDILQDVYRSNEGSKTGSKYPVSEIIVPASMNMDQDVMAEKSGAVLRILRTMWDQTIPLFLHPHGFITLLVCAMQFEIFFSFNGMYLWMPEILNQVALYNDENPGLSATICDAYAVKTPEVAVNVTAHHHNGNECHRHLDTSVFINTMTIAGVSLVVYSSVGCLVSVMRKKTIIILCQTMSGLAGIGLLFVNLTPLISTMIIIYHVISGVCLSLLTSIVVDLYPTNLRTMAVCITLVLGRTGVIAAGNLIALLIEIDCSLTMSVMACVPLTCAILCCFVPREASVVTTND